The proteins below are encoded in one region of Misgurnus anguillicaudatus chromosome 24, ASM2758022v2, whole genome shotgun sequence:
- the xaf1 gene encoding XIAP-associated factor 1: protein MDTEENVLCTHCNKEVAKANFDLHEPHCRRFLCLCPDCDDTVPRELLEEHKAEQHAQVKCQKCNKKMERRHLLDHETDECSERLQSCEYCSLELPLKDLLKHSLSCGSRTERCHDCGRYVQFKDQLQHTNNCSKTHPTSKSSSSEDDETDDESTSRCWKCQQSIPLDSLDEHELECKNALQFMRKDVDFDDTADFSFSKYQRVKKERHMEDLDKISTCKLCHLALPVKILKWHQQKCELNKLLSLAQ, encoded by the exons CAATAAAGAAGTGGCTAAAGCGAACTTTGACCTACATGAACCGCACTGTCGGAGGTTTCTGTGCCTGTGTCCTGACTGTGACGACACTGTCCCACGAGAGCTGCTGGAAGAACATAAAGCTGAACAACACGCACAG GTAAAATGTCAGAAGTGCAATAAAAAAATGGAACGAAGGCATCTGTTGGACCACGAG ACAGATGAGTGCTCAGAACGGCTACAGAGCTGTGAGTATTGTAGTCTAGAGCTGCCTCTGAAAGACCTATTGAAGCACAGTTTGTCCTGTGGGAGCCGCACAGAGCGCTGCCATGATTGTGGCCGTTACGTCCAGTTTAAAGACCAGCTTCAACACACAAACAACTGTTCAAAAACCCACCCAACGTCAAAGAGTTCAAGCTCTGAAGACGATGAAACTGATG ATGAGTCCACCTCAAGATGTTGGAAATGTCAGCAGTCCATTCCTTTAGACAGTCTAGACGAGCATGAG CTGGAATGCAAAAATGCCTTACAGTTTATGAGAAAGGATGTTGATTTTGATGACACTGCAGACTTCTCATTCTCAAAGTATCAGAGggtaaagaaagaaagacatatgGAGGATCTTGATAAAATAAGCACCTGTAAACTCTGTCACCTGGCACTTCCTGTTAAGATTCTTAAATGGCATCAG CAaaaatgtgaattaaataaacttCTGAGCCTGGCACAATGA